GATGGATTAGTAAACCTGAAATCTCCAAATTCTTTGAGACCTAGATCAAATGCTGTTATTAGACCAGATTTCAAGTTTGAAGACCTTGGTGTTGGTGGTCTTGATAAAGAATTCACGAAGATCTTCAGAAGGGCTTTTGCAAGTAGAATATTCCCACCAGCTGTGATTGAGAAATTGGGTATTTCCCACGTTAAAGGTCTGTTATTATATGGTCCACCAGGTACTGGTAAGACATTGATTGCAAGAAAGATCGGTATGATGTTAAATGCCAAGGAACCAAAAATTGTTAACGGTCCAGAAATTCTAAGTAAATACGTTGGTTCATCTGAAGAGAATATCCGTAATTTGTTTAAAGATGCAGAGGCTGAATATAAATCCAAGGGTGAAGAATCCTCTTTacatattattatattcgATGAATTGGATTCTGTCTTTAAACAAAGAGGGTCTAGAGGAGATGGAACAGGTGTTGGTGATAATGTTGTCAATCAATTACTTGCCAAAATGGATGGTGTTGATCAACTGAATAACATATTGGTTATCGGTATGACAAACAGAAAAGATTTGATTGATGGTGCGTTGCTACGTCCTGGTCGTTTCGAGGTTCAGGTTGAAATACATTTACCGGATGAAGCAGGTAGAgtacaaatttttgaaattcaaaCCAAAAAGATGAGGGAAAATAATATGATGAGTCCCGATGTAAACCTTGCAGAGTTGGCAGCGTTAACCAAGAATTTCTCTGGTGCTGAGATTGAAGGTTTAGTGAAAAGTGCAAGTTCTTTTGCTATAAATAAATCTGTCAATATAGGGCAAGGCGCTACCAAGATTGatccaaaaaatattgCACAATTGAAAGTGACCAGAGCGGACTTCTTGAATGCCTTGAGTGAAGTTACTCCAGCTTTTGGTATCAGTGAAGAGGATCTAAAGTCGTGTGTTGAGGGAGGAATGTTTGTCTATTCGGAGAGAGTGAATGCTCTTTTGAAGCATGGAGCGCGTTATGTGCGTCAAGTTCGTGAGAGTGAGAAATCAAGACTGGTTTCGTTACTAATTCATGGACCGCCAGGTTCGGGTAAGACAGCTCTTTCCGCAGCCATTGCTTTGAAGTCTGAGTTTCCATTTATCAGAATGATATCGCCAAATGAACTAGCAGGTATGTCTGAGGCAGCTAAGATTTCATATATCGACAATACATTCAGAGATGCATACAAATCACCAATGAATATCTTGGTCATCGACTCCATTGAGTCATTGGTTGACTGGGTTCCTATCGGACCAAGGTTCTCTAATAACATTCTCCAAGTATTAAAAGTTGCATTGAAGAGAAAACCTCCTCAAGATCGTCGTCTACTAATACTAACTACCACTTCTGCTTATTCTGTTCTTCAACAAATGGATATATTGAGTTgttttgataatgaaattgCAGTTCCTAACTTGTCCACATTAGACGAGTTCAACAACGTAATGAAAGAGGCGCAATTCCTGGACGACTCAGGGAGAATGCAAGTCATTTCCCAGATGCAAAATGCAGGCACAAAGATCAACGTCGGTGTCAAGAAAGTGTTAACTAATATCGAAACCGCTAGACACGATGACGATCCTGTTAACGAATTAGTAGAACTAATGACCCAATCTATATAAAGCAGCAACATCaccaaaaatatatatacttaaCAATAGATAGATAGCCTGTTCTATAGAGTCATAGAGTTATTGATATACACTCTAATGTACATTAGctgataaaaaataatattaaacaaTCTAAATGTATCAGGAGCTGTTATACACAGCAAGAAACAACTTATAGAGCAATATGTCACATGACAGTAAGCGTGAACGTGTATATAACGATGGACCTTAAGGAATGAACTGTAAGCGTCCGGGTAAACCTAATTGGCCtcttctgaaaaattttctgaaGCGGAAGGCCATCGCTTGCTCACGCAGTGGGAAGACATCACCATAGTTTGTATTGCAAGAGTGTTCAATGGAGGCATTAGCGGGATAAAAGGAGGTTATATCAGGCTTGCTTATGGATAGTTTTTGTTAATAACGGAACTGAGACAAAGAGCATCGCAGAAAGCTAAACTAATAAGATGGCTCCACCACCACTACGTCCTGAGAACGCTCTGAAGAGAGCCGACGAGTTGATCTCGGTCAATGAGAAGCCAGCTGCTCTACAGTCTTTGTATGAGTTCATTACTGCCAGAAGAATTAGATATGCTACTCCTTCCCAAGTTGAGCCAATTGTGTTCAAGTTTTTGGAACTAGGTGTTGAGTTGAAGAAAGGTAAGTTGATCAAGGATGCACTATACCAATACAAGAAGCTGGTCCACGGTTCTGCTGAAGGTTTGGTTTCCGTTGGTGCTGTTCTAAGAAAGTTCAttgactatgttgagactAAGTTGGCCTCTGAACAAGCCAAGGCtgaagaaaagcaaaaagaagaagtttcTGATGATCTTGAAGGTGGTGTTACCCCAGAAAACTTGTTGTCCTCAGTCTACGAAGCCGACCACTCCGTCGCTGGTTTCAACGATGAAGCTTTGAACTCTTGGATGAGATTCAGTTGGGAATCATACCGTACTGCTCTGGATCTACTAAGAAACAACTCTCAACTAGAAATCACATATTCTGGTGTTGTTTCCAGAACCATGCAATTCTGTCTAAAGCACCAACGTAAGAATGAATTCAAGAGATTGGCTGAGATGCTGCGTCAACATTTGGATACTGCTAATTATCATCAAAGCAAATTTGGCAGCAACCAAGTTGATTTGAGTGACGCTGACACTCTACAACGTTACTTGGATCAAAGATTCCAATTGGTTGATGCTTCTGTTAAGTTAGGTCTGTGGCATGAGGCTTACAAGGCCGCCGAAGATGTCTATCacttgatgaagatgaccACACGTAAGCCAAAGAGCTCCACCTTGGCTAACTACTTTGAAAACTTGGTTCAAATTTTCTTGGTTTCTGGTGATCAAATTTTGCATACTTTGGCTTGGAAGAAGTACTTTGAATTGTACTCCACTAACCCAAATGCCACTGAAGAGGAGTTTAAGAAGATTGCCTCTACCATCTTCTTATCTGCTTTGTCCATCCAATTGGATGATTTGCCAAATGTTCGTTACAACTACCAATCTCGTTCCTACCGTCTACTAGATGTTGAGACTAAGCCAACCAGAAAGGAAGTCATTCAATCTattgttgaagatgataCTATCTTCTCCAGAGTTGATGCCGAGACAAAGACCTTATATGAAATCATGGAGGTTGAATTCGATGGTGAAAGCTTCAAGGGTAAGTTTGAAGCCATTCTGCCAAAACTAGAAGGTGAATCCTATTTCGCTAACTACTCTGTATCTTTGAGAGATGTCATCATTAGAAGAATGTTTGTCTTTGCCTCtcaaaaatatgaagaCATCTCATTGAATGACCTATACTCCTCTGTcacattttcttcttcttttaaACTAAGTGAATGGGATATTGAAAAGCAATTGTTGCAAGCTGCTGTTGATGACTACGTCTCTTTCCAATTGGACCATGAACAAAACAAGGTCACTTTCGTGAAGGATCCATTAGTTAACTTCGCTGCTAttaaggaagaagaagttgaagaagaggaagaagaagaagaggaagaggaagaggaagagaagGAAGCTGAGGGTGCAGAAGGTGCAGAAGGTGATACCGAAGAAGGTCAAGAAGCCGTTGCCGAACCAGAGCCTGTCATCAAGCGTAACTACTACATCCGTAAGAGACTTTCTGAGCTTTACGAGAAGTTGCTTGAGGACACCGATTACAACACTGTTTCTTATCTAGATAAGGTTAGAATTGCCCGTGAAGCTTTGATCAAGCACACCAAGGACACTATCGAAgatatgaagaagaactcTGAGGAAAGAGCTAAGATGCACCAAGAGAGAAGAAGACAACACATGGAATCTGCTGCTATGAACGCTGAGAAGGATGCTGAGCAAAGACAAAAGCGTATCATGGAAGAAAGAGCCtccattgaagccaagttGGAGGAAGAAGCTCACCGTCGTCTGAtcgaaaagaaaaagcgtgagtttgaagaagttaagCAACGTGAAATCCGTAAGTTGGTTGATGAATTGAATGCCAAGGGTAACGGTACCAAGGTTGAATACGATGAAGTCAAGGATATGGATATCCCAGATATCACGAAGTACTTCGTTAACAGATTGTCTAAGAACAAGGATGAATTGGAAGAACGTATGAACTTTGCTGTCAAGAGAATGGATCACTTGGAGAGAGCATACAGAAAGGTTGAATTGCCTTTGTTAAAGAAGCAAGCCGATGAATTGCGAGCAACTGACGAGGTCAACTTCGGTAacatgaagaagaagattgtTGATGCTGCTAAGGCTGAGTATGAGGCTAAGATGGAAGACTAC
This is a stretch of genomic DNA from Nakaseomyces glabratus chromosome M, complete sequence. It encodes these proteins:
- the SEC18 gene encoding AAA family ATPase SEC18 (CAGL0M01782g~Ortholog(s) have ATPase activity, SNARE binding, phosphatidic acid binding activity); this encodes MFKLPGFGKASISHSPPDMSNVNIRPVTLCVTNCPNNTYALANVAAVNPADLPDNIYIIVDNLFVFTTRHSNDVPAGTIGFNGNQRTWGGWSLNQDAQVKSFDLFKYAGKASYLGTIDMEITFRSRNKAVATPFDQDELAAQFVANFESQIFSPTQYMIMEFKGHYFDLKIRNLQAIDLGDIDSSAPVSSGIEVKGILTKQTQINFFKGRDGLVNLKSPNSLRPRSNAVIRPDFKFEDLGVGGLDKEFTKIFRRAFASRIFPPAVIEKLGISHVKGLLLYGPPGTGKTLIARKIGMMLNAKEPKIVNGPEILSKYVGSSEENIRNLFKDAEAEYKSKGEESSLHIIIFDELDSVFKQRGSRGDGTGVGDNVVNQLLAKMDGVDQLNNILVIGMTNRKDLIDGALLRPGRFEVQVEIHLPDEAGRVQIFEIQTKKMRENNMMSPDVNLAELAALTKNFSGAEIEGLVKSASSFAINKSVNIGQGATKIDPKNIAQLKVTRADFLNALSEVTPAFGISEEDLKSCVEGGMFVYSERVNALLKHGARYVRQVRESEKSRLVSLLIHGPPGSGKTALSAAIALKSEFPFIRMISPNELAGMSEAAKISYIDNTFRDAYKSPMNILVIDSIESLVDWVPIGPRFSNNILQVLKVALKRKPPQDRRLLILTTTSAYSVLQQMDILSCFDNEIAVPNLSTLDEFNNVMKEAQFLDDSGRMQVISQMQNAGTKINVGVKKVLTNIETARHDDDPVNELVELMTQSI
- the RPG1 gene encoding translation initiation factor eIF3 core subunit a (CAGL0M01804g~Ortholog(s) have mRNA binding, translation initiation factor activity and role in cellular response to drug, translation reinitiation), which gives rise to MAPPPLRPENALKRADELISVNEKPAALQSLYEFITARRIRYATPSQVEPIVFKFLELGVELKKGKLIKDALYQYKKLVHGSAEGLVSVGAVLRKFIDYVETKLASEQAKAEEKQKEEVSDDLEGGVTPENLLSSVYEADHSVAGFNDEALNSWMRFSWESYRTALDLLRNNSQLEITYSGVVSRTMQFCLKHQRKNEFKRLAEMLRQHLDTANYHQSKFGSNQVDLSDADTLQRYLDQRFQLVDASVKLGLWHEAYKAAEDVYHLMKMTTRKPKSSTLANYFENLVQIFLVSGDQILHTLAWKKYFELYSTNPNATEEEFKKIASTIFLSALSIQLDDLPNVRYNYQSRSYRLLDVETKPTRKEVIQSIVEDDTIFSRVDAETKTLYEIMEVEFDGESFKGKFEAILPKLEGESYFANYSVSLRDVIIRRMFVFASQKYEDISLNDLYSSVTFSSSFKLSEWDIEKQLLQAAVDDYVSFQLDHEQNKVTFVKDPLVNFAAIKEEEVEEEEEEEEEEEEEEKEAEGAEGAEGDTEEGQEAVAEPEPVIKRNYYIRKRLSELYEKLLEDTDYNTVSYLDKVRIAREALIKHTKDTIEDMKKNSEERAKMHQERRRQHMESAAMNAEKDAEQRQKRIMEERASIEAKLEEEAHRRLIEKKKREFEEVKQREIRKLVDELNAKGNGTKVEYDEVKDMDIPDITKYFVNRLSKNKDELEERMNFAVKRMDHLERAYRKVELPLLKKQADELRATDEVNFGNMKKKIVDAAKAEYEAKMEDYNRVSSVFDDYKTLRDRMLAAHNEKFAAIRAENAAKLEAAKKARIEEVRKQRYEELLARSEAEKKAAEEAERRAKLDEIARKQREMEEALERKSAARTFTQPRAPVVPNANLDEIARKQREMEEAIERKLAGKSAAPAPAPAPAASTPAASTPAAPGKMSFAERMRLKRQQQQQK